A window from Carcharodon carcharias isolate sCarCar2 chromosome 36 unlocalized genomic scaffold, sCarCar2.pri SUPER_36_unloc_1, whole genome shotgun sequence encodes these proteins:
- the LOC121274356 gene encoding CDC42 small effector protein 1-B-like isoform X2 — translation MSDFWLCFGCSEVEKAQPKRKRIDRSMIGEPMNFVHLTHVGSGDMSSQGFSMPGSVQERMKSKSGLVTNSTTDTRQTVAKSQLSSQ, via the exons ATGAGTGACTTTTGGTTGTGTTTTGGCTGCTCGGAGGTGGAGAAGGCTCAACCG AAGAGGAAGCGGATCGACAGGAGTATGATCGGTGAGCCCATGAACTTCGTACACTTGACGCATGTTGGATCAGGAGACATGTCAAGCCAAGGCTTTTCAATG CCGGGGTCAGTTCAAGAACGGATGAAATCCAAAAGTGGGTTGGTCACAAACTCGACTACAGACACGAGGCAAACTGTAGCAAAGAGCCAGTTATCTTCGCAGTGA
- the LOC121274356 gene encoding CDC42 small effector protein 1-B-like isoform X1 — protein sequence MSDFWLCFGCSEVEKAQPKKRKRIDRSMIGEPMNFVHLTHVGSGDMSSQGFSMPGSVQERMKSKSGLVTNSTTDTRQTVAKSQLSSQ from the exons ATGAGTGACTTTTGGTTGTGTTTTGGCTGCTCGGAGGTGGAGAAGGCTCAACCG AAGAAGAGGAAGCGGATCGACAGGAGTATGATCGGTGAGCCCATGAACTTCGTACACTTGACGCATGTTGGATCAGGAGACATGTCAAGCCAAGGCTTTTCAATG CCGGGGTCAGTTCAAGAACGGATGAAATCCAAAAGTGGGTTGGTCACAAACTCGACTACAGACACGAGGCAAACTGTAGCAAAGAGCCAGTTATCTTCGCAGTGA